The Anaerolineales bacterium region TGTGCCGGCGATGCGCAGGTCAAGATCGGATTCGGGGAGCTGGCTGTAGGTGGGGTTGACCACGAACTCGCCATTGATGCGGCCCACGCGCACCGCGCCGACCGGCCCGTTCCACGGGATGTCTGAGATCATGATGGCGGCCGAGGCGGCGTTGACGGCGATGACGTCAAGCACGTTCTCAGTGTCGGCGGACAATGCGGTCATGATGACCTGAACGTCATTGCGCAGGTCTTTGGGGAACAGCGGGCGCAGCGGACGGTCAGTTAAGCGCGAGGTGAGGATGGCTACTTCAGTGGGGCGGCCCTCACGGCGGAAGAAGGAGCCGGGGATCCGGCCGCCGGCGTACATGCGCTCTTCAAAGTCCACGCTGAGCGGGAAGAAGTCAATGCCCATGCGCGGGTTGGCGCTCATAGTGGCGGTGGCCAAGATGAGCGATTCGCCGATGCGGGCCGTGACGGCGCCGCCAGCCAAGCGGGCCAGCTTGCCGGTTTCCAGGGTGATGCTTTGATTGCCAACAGTGGCGGTGTAACTGTGTACTTCTGGTTTCATATCTCTCCTATAGGCGCATTTCACCTACAGGGCTGCACGCGCAGGGTGAAAATGCACCTGGCCCGCCTGTTGAGGAACTGGTAACTGCAGACAATCTGCGAGCAAATTATCAGCAAGTGCCAATGCCCCTAACGAGCGGGTAACTAGTTTGTAGGGGCTTAGTGTATCCGCAAATGCGCCCGCATGCCCCGTTGAGGGCGGGCTAACAAAATAGTGGATATGCTCAGCATATCCACTATTTGTGTTTTGCTACTTGGTTTTGCGGCGGATATTGAGCCGATCCGCTAGCGCAACGTAGGCATCGTAGTCCCTGTTGCGCAAGTAATGCAGCAGGCGACGGCGTTGGCCCACCAGCTTTACCAGACCGCGGCGGGAAGCCACATCTTTCTTGTGGGTTTGCCCATGGGCAGTGAGCTGTTGAATGCGATTGGTCAGCAGGGCAATCTGTACCTCGGTAGAGCCGGTATCACCCTCTGCGCGGCGGTAGTCGCCAATGATCTGGTTCTTGGTGTCTTTGGTTAACGGCATGACGTCTGCATCTCCTTTGTATTAGCAGGTCTCCGAGCAGGCAGGTGGCCCGAATGGGTTTGCCGCCTACTGGTCGAGTCAAGGCAGGATTATACCAGCTAGCTAGCGAAATGGAGATTGGCCACTGCTCAACGGGAGCAATTATTTGGCCAATTCCCGCAGGCTGGCTTGCATGTCGGCGGGCAGTTGCCGGATGACCTGGCGTGCTACCCAGCGGGCGCCTTCGGTGGGCTGGGCGGCGAGGAGCTGGCCAAGAAAATAGGCAGTCTCTTTTGGGCTGCGGTCCGCCAGCGTGTTGAGCAGATCGGCCAGGAAGGGCTGCAGTTTGCGCGGCGGGTCCTGGCTGATGGGCCTGAGGAGGGCAAATAGAGACGGCAGATTAGCAAACTCGCCCATCGTAAGCAGGGTCTGCAGGCTACCGAGGCTAAGGATCTGCTTGCGGCTTTCGTTGCTGCTCAGCAGCTGCTGAGCGAAGTTGAGTAAGCCTGCGGGGTCGTTTTGTGCGATGGTGCGTGGGCCGCGCTGGTACAGTTCAGCGACCAGCAGCTCTTCCTGATTTTCAGCGGCCCAGGCTTCAAGGCGGGTGGTGATCTCGGCCACCGGCGCGGGCGTTGCGCCCAGCATGCGGATTGCGAGCTGGCGGGTCTCGAAACTGCGGCGCTCCCACAGGGCGTCTGCAACTGACAGAGCGGCAGCTGGCTGCTGGCCGGCTTGCAGCCCCATTTCCAATTCCAGCCGTTTGAGGACCGGCGGCGGCACCTCGAAACTGAAGATGACAGGACGCAGGCCCTTTATGCGTCCGTGGCGATGGACAGGTGTGGAATAACTTTGCAGCAGTCGCTCAAGCTGTTTGAGATAAGCCTGCGGGTCGGTGAAGTGATCTGAAAGTTGAGCAGCTTCCTGCTGTAGCTGCCCAAGCTGTACGCTGGGCATCAGGCAGCCAGGGCCTCGGCCAGCAAACTGACGGCATGATCTATGTCCTCGGCGTAACTGAGCAGCTCGCGATGAGCAGGGCGAATGTGCTCGTCCTGTGCTTCGATGAGGGCCAGCATGGTGCGGCGCCAGCCATCCCCGATCAGGATCAACGGGCGAGTGGGCATGGCGCTGGTTTGCATCTGGCTCCACATGGTGACGATCTCGTCCAGGGTGCCGATGCCGCCGGGCAGCGCCAGGGCGGCATCACACGAATCGATCAGGCAATATAGCCGCTCGCGCAGGGTAGGGAACTTGCGCTCCTCGAGCACCCAGGGGTTGTGTCTGGCGGCGCGCCAATCTTCGATCTGCTGGCAGGTGACCCCGACCACATGGCCGCCAGCCTCGGCCGCGCCGCGCGAGGCGGCTTCCATGGTGCCCATGTAGCCACCGGTGAGCACCGTGTGGCCGGCGCCCGCCAGAAGCTGGCCAAGGCGGCGAGCTTCTTCATAGGCGGGCTGACCGGGCTGGGGTGAAGCGGAGCCGAAAATGGTGATGTTCATGGCCAGTATTTTACTGAACCAGGCTTATTCAACAATTGTCAGCGCAAAGCCATCATAGCCTTTGCTGCCCACGGTTTGGATGACAGTGTTGTTTGTGGAGCGGCCCAGTGTCTGCAATAGCGCACGCGCTCCGGCGCTATTGGCATCCTGCCCTTCGACGACCTGGCCATTGCGCACGACATTGTCGCTGATGATGAGGCCGCCCTTGCGGGTGAGCTGCTGCGCCCATTTGAAATAGTTTGGCAGATTGGGCTTGTCGGCATCGAGGAAGCACAGGTCGAACCCGGAGGCGAACTCTGGCAGCAAACTGGGCAGGGTTTCCAGCGCCGGGCCAACGCGCAGCTCGATGCGCTCGGCCAGGCCTGCGGTGGCAAAGTTGGCACGGGCCACTTCGGCATGCTTGGGCTCAGCCTCCAGTGTGACCAGCAGGCCATCGGCAGGCAGGGCGCGGGCCAGCCAGATACCGCTGTAGCCAGCCAGAGTGCCGATCTCCAGGATACGCCTGGCACCAATGGCGCGGGCCAGAATATAGAGGAACTGCCCTTGCATAGCAGACACCTGGATGCTGGGCATGCCAGCCTGCTCAGCGGTGCGTAGGGCGGCGGCGAGGATGTGGTCTTCTGGGGCGAGTAGCCCTTCAAGGAATTTGTCTACGGCTTGCCAAGGTTCCATGAATAAAGTGTACTGCGTCTTGGTCTACCAAGATAGTGGAGCATATGCATGCTGTCATAGTCTCAGGCCTTTGGTGCCATAGATGGCGCTGGCACAT contains the following coding sequences:
- the rpsO gene encoding 30S ribosomal protein S15; this translates as MPLTKDTKNQIIGDYRRAEGDTGSTEVQIALLTNRIQQLTAHGQTHKKDVASRRGLVKLVGQRRRLLHYLRNRDYDAYVALADRLNIRRKTK
- a CDS encoding LOG family protein, which produces MNITIFGSASPQPGQPAYEEARRLGQLLAGAGHTVLTGGYMGTMEAASRGAAEAGGHVVGVTCQQIEDWRAARHNPWVLEERKFPTLRERLYCLIDSCDAALALPGGIGTLDEIVTMWSQMQTSAMPTRPLILIGDGWRRTMLALIEAQDEHIRPAHRELLSYAEDIDHAVSLLAEALAA
- a CDS encoding O-methyltransferase translates to MEPWQAVDKFLEGLLAPEDHILAAALRTAEQAGMPSIQVSAMQGQFLYILARAIGARRILEIGTLAGYSGIWLARALPADGLLVTLEAEPKHAEVARANFATAGLAERIELRVGPALETLPSLLPEFASGFDLCFLDADKPNLPNYFKWAQQLTRKGGLIISDNVVRNGQVVEGQDANSAGARALLQTLGRSTNNTVIQTVGSKGYDGFALTIVE